The following are from one region of the Cloacibacterium sp. TD35 genome:
- a CDS encoding NAD(P) transhydrogenase subunit alpha, whose protein sequence is MNIIEWISQYQQIIYIVILMIFVGIEVIGHVPSVLHTPLMSGANAIHGVVIIGAIIVMGKAEPDNYLALVLGFLGVILGTLNVVGGFVVTDRMLEMFSKKKK, encoded by the coding sequence ATGAATATTATAGAGTGGATTTCTCAATACCAACAAATCATCTACATTGTAATTCTGATGATTTTTGTAGGAATTGAAGTGATAGGTCATGTACCTAGTGTACTACACACTCCTCTAATGAGTGGCGCAAATGCGATTCACGGAGTAGTGATTATTGGGGCAATTATTGTAATGGGAAAAGCTGAACCAGACAATTATTTGGCATTAGTTTTAGGTTTTCTAGGAGTGATTTTAGGAACGCTTAATGTGGTAGGAGGTTTTGTAGTAACAGACCGAATGCTAGAAATGTTTAGTAAAAAGAAAAAATAA
- a CDS encoding NAD(P)(+) transhydrogenase (Re/Si-specific) subunit beta — MGLLTILYLIGSVTFILGLKMLSNPATARKGNLLAAAGMVVAILGTIFLYQDDEGQKLGNYGWIFGGILIGTIVGALAAKKVKMTAMPQMVSLFNGMGGACAALISLVEFNHLSHNTTGEVNLGILSIILLGLIIGSVSFAGSMIAWGKLNGNIKKDFAFPGQQFVNIAILLAILGLSVYLVMTFSPENAYLFYVIFGLSSLYGLLFVFPIGGADMPVVISLLNSFTGVAAACGGFLYDNKVMLTGGILVGAAGTLLTILMCNAMNRSLLNVLIGSFGGGAKSSGGTSPSGGTVKEITLSDTAVLMTYASKVMIVPGYGLAVAQAQHACHELEKLLESKGVDVFYAIHPVAGRMPGHMNVLLAETDVPYEKLMEMEQANEEFSTADVVLILGANDVVNPAAKEDTSSPIYGMPILEVELAKNVIVNKRSMKPGYAGIENELFYRPKTSMLFGDAKKVLQDLISEIKNL; from the coding sequence ATGGGACTACTTACAATATTATACCTCATCGGTTCAGTGACCTTTATTCTAGGGTTAAAAATGCTCTCGAATCCAGCTACTGCTAGAAAAGGAAATTTATTAGCAGCAGCAGGAATGGTAGTAGCAATTTTAGGAACTATTTTTCTTTATCAGGACGATGAAGGACAAAAATTAGGAAATTACGGTTGGATTTTTGGCGGAATCCTTATCGGAACAATCGTGGGAGCGCTAGCTGCCAAAAAAGTAAAAATGACGGCAATGCCACAAATGGTGAGCCTTTTCAACGGAATGGGAGGCGCTTGTGCCGCTTTAATTTCTTTGGTTGAATTTAATCACTTATCACACAATACTACTGGCGAAGTAAATTTAGGAATTCTTTCAATAATTCTTCTAGGATTAATTATCGGTTCTGTATCATTTGCAGGAAGTATGATTGCTTGGGGAAAACTGAATGGAAACATTAAAAAAGACTTTGCTTTTCCTGGTCAACAATTCGTGAATATCGCTATTTTATTAGCTATTTTAGGATTATCAGTATATTTGGTAATGACTTTCAGTCCAGAAAATGCTTATTTATTCTATGTCATTTTTGGATTATCTTCGCTTTACGGATTACTTTTCGTATTCCCAATTGGTGGTGCAGATATGCCTGTAGTGATTTCACTATTGAACTCATTTACGGGAGTTGCCGCAGCCTGTGGAGGATTTTTATACGACAACAAAGTAATGTTAACTGGTGGTATTTTAGTAGGTGCTGCAGGAACTTTGTTAACCATCTTAATGTGCAACGCCATGAATCGTTCTTTATTAAACGTATTGATTGGCTCATTTGGAGGCGGTGCAAAATCTTCTGGCGGAACTTCTCCATCAGGCGGAACAGTAAAAGAAATCACGTTGAGCGATACAGCAGTTCTCATGACTTATGCCAGCAAAGTAATGATTGTTCCTGGTTATGGTCTAGCAGTAGCTCAAGCTCAACATGCTTGTCATGAATTAGAAAAATTATTAGAAAGCAAAGGTGTAGATGTTTTCTACGCAATACATCCAGTTGCTGGTAGAATGCCAGGACACATGAACGTACTGTTGGCAGAAACCGATGTTCCTTATGAAAAATTAATGGAAATGGAACAAGCCAATGAAGAATTCTCAACTGCAGATGTTGTACTAATCTTAGGAGCAAATGATGTAGTAAACCCTGCTGCTAAAGAAGACACTTCCTCTCCTATCTACGGAATGCCTATTTTAGAAGTTGAATTGGCTAAAAACGTCATCGTAAACAAACGTAGTATGAAACCTGGTTACGCAGGAATTGAAAACGAATTATTCTACAGACCAAAAACTTCAATGCTTTTCGGAGATGCGAAAAAAGTTTTGCAAGATTTAATCTCTGAGATTAAAAATCTGTAA